In a genomic window of Cynocephalus volans isolate mCynVol1 chromosome 1, mCynVol1.pri, whole genome shotgun sequence:
- the NRROS gene encoding transforming growth factor beta activator LRRC33, whose protein sequence is MELLPLWLCLGFHFLTVEWKSRSGTATAASHGGCKLVGGVADCQGQNLASVPSILPPHSQMLILDANPLKTLWNHSLQPYPLLESLSLHSCHLERVGRGAFREQGHLRSLALSDNCLSENYKETAAALHTLQGLQRLDLSGNSLTEDMATLMLQNLSSLESVSLARNTIMRLDDSVFEGLEHLRELDLQRNYIFEIEGGAFDGLTELRHLNLAYNNLPCIVDFSLTQLRLLNVSYNVLEWFLASEEQAAFELETLDLSHNQLLFFPLLPQCSKLHTLLLRDNNMGFYRDLYNTSSPQEMVAQFLLVDGNVTNVTTVNLWEEFASSDLSDLRFLDMSQNQFQYLPDGFLKKMPSLSHLNLNQNCLMTLHIREHDPPGALTELDLSHNQLSQLHLAPGLTGCLRSLRLFNLSSNQLLGVPTGLFASASNITTIDMSHNQISLCPRPVPLDPVGPPSCVDFRNMASLRSLSLEGCGLGALQDCPFQGTSLTHLDLSSNWGILNGSITPLRDIAPMLQVLSLKNVGLSSSFTELDFSGFGNLRDLDLSGNCLTSFPRFGGSLALQTLDLRRNLLTALPQRVVSEQLLKNLRTIYLSQNPYDCCGVEGWGALQRLQTVADLAMVTCNLSSKVIRVMELPGGVAQDCKWERVDMGLLYLVLILPSCLTLLVACTIIFLTFKKPLLQVIKSRCHWSSIY, encoded by the exons ATGGAGTTGCTGCCCCTTTGGCTCTGCCTGGGTTTTCACTTCTTGACGGTGGAATGGAAGAGCAGAAGCGGAACAGCCACAGCAGCTTCCCACGGGGGCTGCAAGTTG GTAGGTGGAGTTGCTGACTGTCAAGGGCAGAACCTCGCTTCAGTGCCCAGCATCCTCCCGCCCCACTCCCAGATGCTCATCCTGGATGCCAACCCTCTCAAGACCCTGTGGAATCACTCCCTCCAGCCTTACCCTCTCCTGGAGAGCCTCAGCCTACACAGCTGCCACCTGGAACGTGTTGGCCGTGGTGCCTTCAGGGAGCAAGGCCACCTGCGCAGCCTGGCTCTGTCTGACAACTGCCTCTCAGAGAACTACAAGGAGACGGCAGCTGCTCTGCATACCCTGCAGGGTCTGCAGAGGCTGGACCTGTCGGGAAACTCCCTGACCGAAGACATGGCAACCCTCATGCTCCAGAACCTCTCCTCGCTGGAGTCTGTGTCCCTGGCAAGGAACACCATCATGAGACTTGATGACTCAGTCTTTGAGGGCCTGGAGCACCTCAGGGAACTGGATTTGCAGAGGAACTATATCTTTGAGATTGAGGGTGGTGCTTTTGATGGCTTGACTGAGCTGAGGCATCTCAATCTGGCCTATAACAACCTCCCCTGCATCGTGGACTTCAGCCTCACACAGCTGCGGCTGCTCAATGTCAGCTACAATGTCCTGGAGTGGTTCCTGGCATCTGAGGAACAGGCTGCCTTTGAGCTGGAGACGCTGGACCTGTCTCACAACCAGCTGCTGTTTTTCCCGCTCCTGCCCCAGTGCAGCAAGCTGCACACCCTCCTGCTGCGGGACAACAACATGGGCTTCTACAGAGACTTGTACAACACCTCGTCACCGCAGGAGATGGTGGCCCAGTTCCTCCTTGTGGACGGCAATGTGACCAATGTCACCACCGTCAACCTCTGGGAAGAGTTTGCCTCCAGTGACCTCTCAGATCTCCGCTTTCTAGACATGAGCCAGAACCAGTTTCAGTACCTGCCTGATGGCTTCCTGAAGAAAAtgccctccctctcccacctgaACCTCAACCAGAATTGCCTGATGACGCTCCACATCCGGGAGCACGACCCCCCTGGGGCGCTCACTGAACTGGACCTGAGCCACAACCAGCTGTCACAGCTGCACTTGGCTCCGGGGCTCACGGGCTGCCTCAGGAGCCTCCGCTTGTTCAACCTGAGCTCCAACCAGCTACTAGGTGTCCCCACTGGCCTTTTTGCCAGTGCCAGTAACATCACTACAATTGACATGAGCCACAATCAGATCTCTCTTTGTCCCCGGCCAGTTCCCTTAGACCCCGTGGGCCCCCCCAGCTGTGTGGATTTCAGGAATATGGCATCTTTGAGGAGCCTCTCTTTGGAGGGCTGTGGGCTGGGGGCATTACAAGACTGCCCATTCCAGGGGACCTCCCTCACTCACTTAGACCTGTCCAGCAACTGGGGGATCCTGAACGGGAGCATCACCCCGCTCCGGGACATTGCCCCCATGTTACAGGTCCTGTCTCTCAAGAACGTGGGCCTCAGTTCCAGCTTCACAGAGTtggatttctctgggtttgggaaTCTGAGGGACTTGGATCTGTCGGGAAATTGCTTGACCAGCTTCCCAAGGTTTGGGGGCAGCCTGGCCCTGCAGACCCTGGATCTCCGCAGAAACTTGCTCACAGCCCTTCCCCAGAGGGTTGTGTCTGAGCAGCTTTTGAAAAATCTGCGGACCATCTACCTCAGTCAGAATCCATATGACTGCTGTGGGGTGGAGGGCTGGGGGGCCCTGCAGCGCCTGCAGACCGTCGCTGACTTGGCCATGGTCACTTGCAACCTCTCCTCCAAGGTCATCCGTGTGATGGAGCTGCCCGGGGGCGTGGCCCAGGACTGTAAGTGGGAGAGGGTGGACATGGGCCTGCTCTACCTCGTGCTCATTCTCCCCAGCTGCCTCACCCTGCTGGTGGCCTGCACCATCATCTTCCTCACTTTTAAGAAGCCTCTACTCCAGGTAATCAAGAGCCGCTGCCACTGGTCCTCCATATACTGA